From the Prochlorococcus marinus str. GP2 genome, the window ATTCACACGATCACTCCTCTCATTCACACGATCACTCCTCTCATTCACACGATCACTCCTCTCATTCACACGATCACTCCTCTCATTCACACGATCACTCCTCTCATTCACACGATCACTCCTCTCATTCACACGATCACTCCTCTCATTCACACGATTTGATCAATAGCATAGAAGGGTTTACATCAGTTTCTTATGAGACATTTGAACCATTTTCCTTAAGGAAGTTTCAATATTTCTTAGATAATCAAATCTCAAAAAATATATTTAGGGCGAAAGGAATATTATGGTTTATGGAAAGTGAAAGAAAGCACATTTTTCACCTATCCGGAAAACGATTTTCTCTAGATGATGAAGAGTGGACAAAAGAAAAATCCAACAAGATAGTATTGATAGGGAAAAACTTAGATCATCAAACTATTAAGAATCAACTTTCATCATGTAGATTTAGTTCAGATTAGAGTGTACACATTAGGGTTTAATTAATTTTTGAAAATACTTATTAAAGGATTAAAAAAAACAATAACCGAATTAAAATTTTTTTATTTTATTTCTGTTATCGTTGCACTCTTAGTAATCATTCCAATTTCCAATTTCCTTCTTGAAGGAGTTCAATATTTTGTAGATGGGAATTTTTCATTAGGTGTTGCTGGAGGAGAAGAGGTATTAGAAACTTTAAAAGTTTTAGTACTAGTAAGTTTTTTTGGAGGAGGATTAGGCACCCTGAACGGCTGGTTACTTTCAAATTGTGAATTTAAGTTCAGAAAAGTTCTCCGTATTTGTCAGCTAATTCCACTAGCCGCCCCAGCATACTTAATAACAGCCATTTTGCAGGATTTAGGAAGTATTTTTGGGTATCAAGTAACTGGTTTATGGTGGGGGGTATTAATACTTTCAATTTCTACTTATCCATATGTATTCATTCTTGCTAACGAAAGTTTTAATAAATTCGGAGTAAATCAAATAAATGCTAGTAGAGGCTTAGGAGTTGGGCCATGGAGGAGCTTCTTTAAAATCGCTTTTCCAATGGCGTTTCCAGCACTAATAACAGGAATAAGTTTAATGTGTATGGAAGTAATGAATGAGTTAGGGACATTTGCATTATTAAATATTCCAAGTATTTCAACAGGTATAGCCGAAAATTGGATAATTGAGGGTAATCCCAAAAGTGCTATTGGACTATCTTTGGTAGCCTTATCAATAATTTTCACTTTAATTATTTTTGAAAAATTCTCAAGAAGAAAATCAAAGAGGTGGAGTGAAAATCCTGCATCAAAAGATTCTCAAGGGTGGGAATTAAAAAAAACCAGAGCTCTTTTAGCAATAACGATATCTTTATTTCCTCCAATTTTCACTTTTGGAATTCCATGTTTTTGGGTTCTGCTCAATATCGATCAAATTCAAAAAGGTTTATCTATAGAATTACTTAACCTATCATTCAGAACCATAAGTCTAGGATTTTTTACTGCATTCATAACGATGTTATTCTCCTTAATAATTTCCTTAGCCAGGCGTCCAAATAAAAGCTTATTACTAGGACTAATAACAAACCTTGCGGGAATAGGTTACGCAATTCCAGGGACTGTATTAGCTTTATCTTTAATAAGCATTTCTTCTTCAAAATTTAATTTCATTGCTATTTGCTTATTAGTTTGGGGTTATCTCGTCAGATTTATAACTATTTCTAAGGGTTCTATTGATTCAAGTCTTGAGAGAATCTCTCCTAGTCTTGATGAAGCAGCACTTGGACTAGGAGAGAATTGGCTGGGAATCATTAAAAGACTACATCTACCTCTTCTCCAGGGCCCAATATTGGTAGGCTCACTTTTAGTTTTTGTAGACACTATTAAAGAATTGCCTATAACCTTTATCTTGAGACCATTCGATTTTGATACATTATCTGTGAGAATATATCAATATGCTGGAGATGAAAGAATAGTAGAGGCAATTTTACCTGCAATATTAATAATGATTTTAGGACTTATCGCATCAATTACATTGATACCTAGTTTAGAAAAAAAAAGCTAAATTCTTTTTAACAGTTTTCTAATTAAAAAAGGGAAGCTTAAAAACAAGTCTGCCGAGGTAGATATTATCCTAAAATAAAGTAAGGTAACAAAAATTGCATTTTGCGGAATATTTCTGCCAACAAAAACAAGGAGACAGGCTTCAAAAACACCAACTCCTCCTGGAGCTGCAGGGACAATCAAGCCTAAAGACCATGACACAGAAAAGATGACTAATAAAAATATAATATTGAGATTATTACTCGTATAAAAAGTATTTAGGCAAATATAAAACCCAATAAATTTAGATAAAAGAAAACCAATTTCAAGTAATAACGCTTTGGCAGGAAAGAAAGAAACTATATTTAATCTTGTTTCAAATTGGTCCTTTGAAGTTGCAAGTTTCAAAACCTCAAATATTTTTCCCTTAATAGATCCTAATCTTTTTAATATAAGATGGATTAATCTCCTATTTAAAAATACTAGAGGCAAAGTAAAAAAAAAGTAAAATGGTGAAAAAATTATGCCCAGCGATGCCAAGATAAAAGATCCACTCAACATGAAATAAGGTTCTATAAGTGACGAATAAAGCGCAACCTGAGGATTACTTATTTTTTTAATAAAATTAAACCTCTCAACAAAATGCCATATTCCTCCTGGAACGTATTTAAGAATATTGGTTAAAACATAAAAAGAAACTAGATTATTACTTTTAAATTCTTTCCAAAACCATCTAACTATATATTTCCATGCATAAGCGTTAAGATAAACGCTTAAAACACAAAATAAAAAAGATAAGAGTATTTTTATTCCATTTTTTTCTAAATTAATTTCAAGAGAAATTTGATTTATATTGTCAAAAAAATAGATGCAAAAATATAACAAGCTTGAAATAAAGAAAATAGTCTTCAAACCATCGAAATTAATTTTGTCAAGAAATTTCCTATTTGATTTATTAGTTAAATTAAATCTCATTTCCAGTTTTCAAATGCTTTAAAATTTTTACTTGACTCATCTATTATTTTTCTTATTTCGTCAGTTGATTTTTTTCGCTCTAGGCTTAATCTCAAAACCTCGTCATTTTCTGGTTTCATAGTTATCGATCCATCTGGTTTCAAACTCTGTTTAACTTTTACATTTCCAAAAGTGGTTGAACATTCTCCTCTCCTTCTCAGTAATGTCCACCTTGATTGGGTCCTTTCACGAACTCCAATAGTGTTGGAATAATCAAACCATAATCGCCTGAAAAATTCTTTTTTCTCTATTGGCAAGATTGCTTGAATAGAAAATCCAATTCTATTCTTTTTCATACTGATAGCTTGATAAGAAACGTCGTAAGCTCCCTCAATTTTAAGTTTCTCTACAAAATTAGATATATCTTCTGGTGTTTGATCATCAATCCATGCTTCTTGAACAGATATCTCTTCACACTTTGGATTAAATTGTTCATTAATCCGTGAATCCTCATATGAGGTAATTTTATAAACTCTTACCAAGTTAGGGAATGAAAAATTAAGGCTTCCAATGCCCACTCCGTAAGAGTTAATAGAATATTTTGAAGGAGGTTGCAAATGGTCGACTAAATTAGCAAGTAAAGCAATACCAGTTGGTGTAGAAAGTTCACCCTCTATTTGGTCAAAGCTTGATAAAACCTTAATATTTTTTTGTCTTATTAGCTCTATTACAGCAGGTGGTGGTACAGATAATTTTCCATGTTCAGTTTGAACAAAACCCTTCCCCAACATTGGATCATTACAATATACTTTCTCTGGATTTAAGTAATTCAACGCAGCACATACGCCTATAATATCCACTAATGAATCTATAGCTCCAATTTCATGAAAATGTACATCTTCAGATTTGATGCCATGAACTTTTCCTTCTGCGATTGCTAAAGATTCAAATACT encodes:
- a CDS encoding GTP-binding protein → SHDHSSHSHDHSSHSHDHSSHSHDHSSHSHDHSSHSHDHSSHSHDHSSHSHDLINSIEGFTSVSYETFEPFSLRKFQYFLDNQISKNIFRAKGILWFMESERKHIFHLSGKRFSLDDEEWTKEKSNKIVLIGKNLDHQTIKNQLSSCRFSSD
- a CDS encoding ABC transporter permease, producing the protein MKILIKGLKKTITELKFFYFISVIVALLVIIPISNFLLEGVQYFVDGNFSLGVAGGEEVLETLKVLVLVSFFGGGLGTLNGWLLSNCEFKFRKVLRICQLIPLAAPAYLITAILQDLGSIFGYQVTGLWWGVLILSISTYPYVFILANESFNKFGVNQINASRGLGVGPWRSFFKIAFPMAFPALITGISLMCMEVMNELGTFALLNIPSISTGIAENWIIEGNPKSAIGLSLVALSIIFTLIIFEKFSRRKSKRWSENPASKDSQGWELKKTRALLAITISLFPPIFTFGIPCFWVLLNIDQIQKGLSIELLNLSFRTISLGFFTAFITMLFSLIISLARRPNKSLLLGLITNLAGIGYAIPGTVLALSLISISSSKFNFIAICLLVWGYLVRFITISKGSIDSSLERISPSLDEAALGLGENWLGIIKRLHLPLLQGPILVGSLLVFVDTIKELPITFILRPFDFDTLSVRIYQYAGDERIVEAILPAILIMILGLIASITLIPSLEKKS
- the larC gene encoding nickel pincer cofactor biosynthesis protein LarC gives rise to the protein MEDILIECSPGISGDMLLGAFYDLGVPKTVIEQPLIDLGLKDLYHLEFRESKSCSIRGIKAKVENVDSLQIKRNWSSIKEVILNGHLEDKLKQIIYEVFESLAIAEGKVHGIKSEDVHFHEIGAIDSLVDIIGVCAALNYLNPEKVYCNDPMLGKGFVQTEHGKLSVPPPAVIELIRQKNIKVLSSFDQIEGELSTPTGIALLANLVDHLQPPSKYSINSYGVGIGSLNFSFPNLVRVYKITSYEDSRINEQFNPKCEEISVQEAWIDDQTPEDISNFVEKLKIEGAYDVSYQAISMKKNRIGFSIQAILPIEKKEFFRRLWFDYSNTIGVRERTQSRWTLLRRRGECSTTFGNVKVKQSLKPDGSITMKPENDEVLRLSLERKKSTDEIRKIIDESSKNFKAFENWK